In a genomic window of Trachemys scripta elegans isolate TJP31775 chromosome 12, CAS_Tse_1.0, whole genome shotgun sequence:
- the PDYN gene encoding proenkephalin-B isoform X2, translating into MEWQVLLLALCMGLAHSASADCAAQCSVCAVQTQDLEKPISPLICSLECQGSLLSRMEWERCQTALALLAPLMAMVEGQGLSPLEAEAKAEPKESPIPGELPSGLVKRYGGFMKKLDKNKIFSLLRENAHSKGGMTKKYGGFFRKPGERAASEVVEDYPELEAEETGDHGEESEEGNLKDEMKRYGGFLRKYPKRSSALAPEGEGQELEDLHKRYGGFMRRIRPKLKWDNQKRYGGFLRRQFKVTTRSDEDPNAYSGEVLDL; encoded by the exons ATGGAGTGGCAGGTTCTGCTGTTGGCTCTTTGCATGGGTTTGGCTCATTCGGCCTCTGCAGACTGTGCAGCCCAGTGCTCCGTGTGTGCCGTGCAGACCCAGGATTTGGAGAAGCCCATCAGTCCCCTG ATCTGTTCGCTGGAGTGTCAGGGCTCCTTGCTGTCCCGCATGGAGTGGGAGAGGTGCCAGACCGCTCTGGCTCTCCTCGCCCCGCTGATGGCAATGGTGGAGGGCCAGGGCCTGTCCCCTCTGGAGGCTGAGGCGAAGGCAGAGCCAAAAGAGAGCCCCATCCCCGGCGAGCTCCCCAGCGGCCTGGTCAAACGGTACGGTGGCTTCATGAAGAAACTGGACAAGAACAAGATTTTCTCCCTCTTGCGTGAGAACGCCCACAGCAAAGGCGGCATGACTAAGAAGTACGGTGGCTTCTTCCGCAAGCCGGGGGAGAGGGCGGCCTCTGAGGTGGTGGAGGACTACCCAGAGCTGGAGGCCGAGGAGACAGGTGACCACGGGGAAGAATCTGAGGAAGGAAACCTCAAGGACGAGATGAAGCGCTACGGGGGCTTTCTCCGCAAGTACCCCAAGCGGAGCTCGGCGCTGGCGCCCGAGGGGGAGGGCCAGGAGCTGGAGGACCTGCACAAGCGCTATGGGGGCTTCATGCGCAGGATCCGCCCCAAGCTCAAATGGGACAATCAGAAGCGCTACGGGGGCTTCCTGCGGCGCCAGTTCAAGGTGACAACGCGGTCGGATGAGGACCCCAACGCCTACTCGGGGGAGGTCTTGGACCTATAG
- the PDYN gene encoding proenkephalin-B isoform X1, whose amino-acid sequence MDCFRVMPLFWRQKGPRRKCPLRRMEWQVLLLALCMGLAHSASADCAAQCSVCAVQTQDLEKPISPLICSLECQGSLLSRMEWERCQTALALLAPLMAMVEGQGLSPLEAEAKAEPKESPIPGELPSGLVKRYGGFMKKLDKNKIFSLLRENAHSKGGMTKKYGGFFRKPGERAASEVVEDYPELEAEETGDHGEESEEGNLKDEMKRYGGFLRKYPKRSSALAPEGEGQELEDLHKRYGGFMRRIRPKLKWDNQKRYGGFLRRQFKVTTRSDEDPNAYSGEVLDL is encoded by the exons GAAGTGCCCACTGCGCAGAATGGAGTGGCAGGTTCTGCTGTTGGCTCTTTGCATGGGTTTGGCTCATTCGGCCTCTGCAGACTGTGCAGCCCAGTGCTCCGTGTGTGCCGTGCAGACCCAGGATTTGGAGAAGCCCATCAGTCCCCTG ATCTGTTCGCTGGAGTGTCAGGGCTCCTTGCTGTCCCGCATGGAGTGGGAGAGGTGCCAGACCGCTCTGGCTCTCCTCGCCCCGCTGATGGCAATGGTGGAGGGCCAGGGCCTGTCCCCTCTGGAGGCTGAGGCGAAGGCAGAGCCAAAAGAGAGCCCCATCCCCGGCGAGCTCCCCAGCGGCCTGGTCAAACGGTACGGTGGCTTCATGAAGAAACTGGACAAGAACAAGATTTTCTCCCTCTTGCGTGAGAACGCCCACAGCAAAGGCGGCATGACTAAGAAGTACGGTGGCTTCTTCCGCAAGCCGGGGGAGAGGGCGGCCTCTGAGGTGGTGGAGGACTACCCAGAGCTGGAGGCCGAGGAGACAGGTGACCACGGGGAAGAATCTGAGGAAGGAAACCTCAAGGACGAGATGAAGCGCTACGGGGGCTTTCTCCGCAAGTACCCCAAGCGGAGCTCGGCGCTGGCGCCCGAGGGGGAGGGCCAGGAGCTGGAGGACCTGCACAAGCGCTATGGGGGCTTCATGCGCAGGATCCGCCCCAAGCTCAAATGGGACAATCAGAAGCGCTACGGGGGCTTCCTGCGGCGCCAGTTCAAGGTGACAACGCGGTCGGATGAGGACCCCAACGCCTACTCGGGGGAGGTCTTGGACCTATAG